The following is a genomic window from Solanum lycopersicum chromosome 6, SLM_r2.1.
caaaagaaaaggctGTTAGAAAATGAACAACTGCTTTCCTGTATATACAATAGTGATCAATATGTTGGACAGACAAACTAATTCACATCCTTTAGtcttatttgttgttgttgtcgtccccccccccccaccccagATATTGTAATAGCTATTCTTCGAGTACACACACCgtaaaatcttcattttctatGTAATAGCATATAAATCACAAAAAAAGTGGTAATCTATGTTAGATAAGCCTtatgcaataatttttttaaaaaaaaattgggggaaaaaaagtttgaaatatatcGAACTTTGAAAATGACCTTTTACTTtcgtatatttattttttttaaaaaaatatatatatatacacatatatatgctcacgtggacatcataaatattgcatcattataATAGTATTGTGTTCATGTAGACATATATGTACCTTTAAAATTACACTATTAAAAAGTGCAAAGAATAAAAGGttctacataaaaattagtattaTAACAATACCTTtgataaatgttaaaatatttttcgaactcttatccttttttaatttattcttctttcttttctgttGTAAAAAGCACACAACAGTAATTTGAGGAAAGATCAAATGGGAAATTGAAGAACCTTGTTAAATAGTATAGCTATCTATCCCCTTTTTTGGGGCAGATTTTTTATTACACTTATTTTGGACGTACAACTTATCGTTTGTTGGCTCCGTTGATTTGATATGGGTAAAATAAAGTTACTTAGATATATTTCAATCTATGTgtcataaatttaatttttgagagtaaatttattttccatttataaatattttatgatctTACTCCATATGCCTTAACCTATATggtattttttgaattttaaaagtcaATCGACTTGTCACTTGCAAATATTTTATGAGCCCGTCAACTGCcaatagatttaaaattttaaagttgagaTTTCTATATAATTGTGAACTATCATAAATACTATTTCCGTCATACTTTTAGGGCATTGGTGTCCCGGCCATTCAAAAACTATAGCATATATGTCTTTCACTCTAACGGAAGACTAAATAGAAATTAATGTGGCGCAATCTTATTTGTCGATCCGATATTTAAATCGGATGAATGTATAAGATTGTGAAACGTGTATGTGCgttatattctttatttttttgacgATAAAGGTGTTCCAAAAGTACAATAAAGAATATATCTGCATACCATTTAGGATAGTTCAAGATATAAGCTTCTAACTCAAATAAGTATTGTTTAGAAAGTCATTttcttgttgatttcaatttttttttttaacaaactaCTAATAACTTTTTTGAGATAATAATTTAGTCGAAATCAATTCTATGTATTAGCAACTCTCTGTTTTTTTCTCTGTGTTCCTTATATGATTAGTCATTTTCTAAAATTGAGCCAactcaaaaaatatttgaatgtgcACAGAAACCAAGAAAAATGGACATATATTGACCAGTGCTGTAAAACAATATTAGTACTAATATATACCAGGTCTTCTAGGTGAAGAAATCTTTTACGTGTGAAAAAAGAaggatatataaataaattaattctagACAATATTAAGCtgacaaaaagaaaagattatTATTAAAAACCATACCATTTCTTATCTGTTACTATTATGAAGCACTAGAATATAAGCacattgaaaaatatatgaactttatcaaaaaaaccATACATTTAATATCATATGTTCCTAAGCAGTACTAAGAATCCTAATTTTATTTAGGAATATATTAGCGACAAATTATCAAAAGCTCATACTTTCTTcgtcataatttttataatactttttactttttagtttctaaaaaaagaatcattttatgtttatgaatttATGCTCCATgagattatttatattatatctaCGTAATCtctcacttattttaaatcaaaaaatcttaaaaaatccttctttttaattttatgtcaaTGAAaaccttaatatatatatatatatatatatatatatatcagttgAAAcggaataaatataaaaaataagctATTTAGCGACAAGTTAATGATAAATTTCACATCGAAAGGGCAGGACATAAATTAAAGACGGAAGTAGTGCCGTAGACGTATGTCTCAAACACAGGTACTGATTCTACACCAATCAATATTGGCTTTTTAAAGAATCCAAGAGCAAAAAAAAAGGTACTATAAGGCTATTGTAagtttaatttctttctttgttatccGTGGAAATGAAAGCACTCgtttaaaaatgacaaaagtctTACATCGATAGTTAATAAGATGGGTGGAGTATTCTTATTCGGCTTGAGCAATCCTcttccctttgagctagcttttgaggtgtgagttaggcttaagacctaatttcacaacATTCATCAAGGTTATTCTCTTTCGTAAATGATTACAGTTATGTAAgtattaataatgtataaaatagtTATGAACGGATTTGTTATgctaaatttaaatatctaacCAAACACTatgttttttgtgtttttttctaaacactatgtttttgtgttttttgtgtttttttcttaaGGTTCGCCTATACGACGCCATTATAAATCAGAattcccttttaatttatttatttacaaaaatatccttttcttttcataaaaagttGTGAAATGTATGGAAATTTTGTGTCTTTtatatgaagagttgcgactttaacGAAGAACACTTGcgactttcatgaaaagttgcgactttaatgaagagttgcgacttttataaaaattatatgacttttatgaaaagttgtaacttttatgaaatgttgcgactttaatgaagagttgcgatttttatgaagagttgcaacttttatgaaaagttgtgacttttagaAAGGTCGTGACCTTTCCGAAGGAttgcaacttttccaaatagttgaaacctttttgataaggcataataaatatttgttcgcAGTATcctttgttgtttataaataaatggattctttctcattttataacaACAGAATTTCTGAagctcttctttttcttcttcttcacaattaaatatttgtatacttTGCTCCTATAGAGTGACTTACTGACACCATTTCTTATGTTACAGATcctgataattatttttactgtcattaatttatgtttatgttattaagtataaataaataataagatgtaataatttttattttcctttacattattaatgtttgcTATTACGTAATATTGTATGTGATAATCGtgtttttgttttaatgacAGATAGATTTTAAGaactattttataaattttactaGTATACCAAACGACCTCTAAATACATATATAGGGTTCATAGGCTCTCATTGTCACCTGGCCAGTACATttcatcttcctcattttttttctcttttgttcaTAGTTATCTCAAATTCTGAACAATAACCCCACATTTTCTGTGGTCCTATAACTGGTGATGATGAATGCACATGTAGTCCAAACTATAAAATTGGAGAAATTAAAACCCTTACTCCCTGGTGTGCCCTAATTTGGGCTTGTGTGAAAAGTAATATGAGTTGTTTACAAATGcggcatgtatatatatatggaaaataGAGTTAATGCCGTGCTAACTGGATTATCACGTACACTTGTGGAAAAGGACTTTCACCATTTAATAAAAAGAGGCTCACATTAGTTACAGGTTAGGATTTCAAAGCACGAATTGTTAACATCTTTGACAAGTACAACCACAAAGCTAATTTTGCATTCACTAATAAACATGAAcacacacaaacaaaaaaaaaattatctactaaaaacatcattttccCTTTGCAAATTGTTCCTTGGCTATTCCAGTATTTATGACGATATTTTGATTGAATCGGTAGGtaggaaaagaaaaagtagcGCTCCTTCTGTTTCTATGTATgtgaattattttctttttagtcagtttcaaaaaataaagacATTTCTATGTAACTACacaatttaactataaaatgtctattttattcttaataaaatgatttaccGCTACACAGACTtctatcatttattttgaaccacaaattttaaaagtcttgatttctttcttaaacttcatACCGAGTCAGACTACCTCACAATAAAatgggacagagggagtattaCTAATGTtttcatatgaaaaaattaggaattttcTCACTATTTCAGTAAAAATCTATTTTCCATGAACTCGTTTGATGAGAAATGAGTGGAAAAATTATGTTCCATAACACAAATTTCCTACTTATTCCAATTGAATAAAACTTTGTTTCCAATAATGGTCCGATCCAGAGAATTGATATATCAAGAAatctaatatatttatatatttcatccTCACGATCTGCAAATTGCACAATAATTTTGCGGTTTTAATTTATAGTTGTGTATATGTGTAGATAACTAACGATGAGTGTGTGAAGCCATGAAGTTCAAATACTGAATTTACTAATTTTATCAAAGTTTTGATTACTAACTAATTAAAGTTGGGAGGGCAGGTGTTAGGGAATATATTATACTGTACATCTAAAAGCAATTTATGCAAAAACATATCTGTCACTGATCTCTCACTTCACAATAACAAATAGAGTTGGGGCCAAAGTAGTCATGTAGTTGATAGGAAGAGATAGTACGGAGGAATGGAGAAAAAGTTAGGTGAGTGAGTGGGGGAAGAGATAGGGTTTTCTTTTTAGTGAAAGTGACATGCTCTGAGGTCAAAAGTGGAATTCAGACCTTCATCACTCCCTAGTGCGGGCACCGAGCTAGATACGTAAGgggtttatttatttatgtgatatattttttttaatagttggACTAAAAAGTaatgatagtttttttttcacCATGATCGAATTGTAatcaaaaaaatacttaaaatttcagatcatgaattttaaaagtcttttaCTCCTATGTCTCATTTTTTATGTCATTCCTTTCTGTAAATAGTTGGTCCATAATActtgtcattttataaaatcagtgcataaattatcatattcttccttttttttaaccCTTGTGAGttaatcttgaaaatatatatttgatcaacttagaaaaattaagtaattgATTCATGTCCattggttaaattaattaaacaaaataaattaattcatattcattgattgaaaaattgagtttcaaaaaaattaaataagggtAGAAGGGTaaagttacatcatttcattacaataaaaacaacttttagcggcattaaatattgacattaataaagagtgttaaagtctttTTCGATATTAGTTAaatgtcattagaaccaatatcgctaaaggctttagagacatatacaaagagtatcAATCgacgctaaaaatacatatttagcggcaattaattaatcatttttgttatagtgtttCTTAATACAAGTACAAAGTAAAAACGTGACATATAAAATTGATCAGAGGGAGAGTAATAAAAAGCGAGCTTCTGTTCACGGTCTTTTAGAAGTTGGGTACATCTCCATCCCTTCCTTGAGTACATATACATGATCGGTAGGGATCAAGGTCAAACCCCAATGCATCACAGGTCAATATAGTTTGACCGGTGACAATTTTCCGACAAGGGAAATCGTGTAGAAAcaaatatctatatataaattgagataGAGAAAATACAAATCTTTTTACTTTATACAAATTGAGACGAATTTTCTTCTTCacattaatgagattgagagtattaaattttcttaataaaaatcttATTAGCTCTTCACTATATACTCTAGGTTTCATTCATTGAATTGATGGGGGTAATGTTACACCctcaactaaaataaaaagagaattgTCGTTATCTAGGTTAGACAAAAGCACGTGTAGTTTCAAACGCAGTAGCCATTATTCTCCTCTCCTTTACAGGTGAGATTCAAGGCCAGAAAGGTACCATGCAAgctgttattttaatttacttattgATTACAATCGACGACTTTGACAGAAAAAAGATGATGATTTAATTTTGTGACCTAGCCTTTCTTTTTGAAGAAGTATTGGAAACATCCTTCAATTTGTTGGTAGTATAAATCAATAGTTTCGTCTATgtattattgaaaattttaaaagtatactCTAAACTTTTAGATATACCTTCGACTTGCCacataatataacaaataatttcaaaatcgTATAAGAACATATGACTCTTAATAAAAGGTGGAGATTGGGTTGAAAACATCACTAAATTTGGATGTATTTCCCTCATGTTGCAAGATTGTGGTGTATTTAAGTTCAGTTAGTTAagtaaatgattattttttaaggttattaatatataattcaaaaataaaactaataattcacaTTAAATTTAGGGATGTTTTCGctacttttgttttgttttcatttattgagtttaaaattAAGTTGATATGATACAACAAATTAATTGTGATCCCAAGTTCTATACGAGCACAATGAAATCAAACATGGTGTATCTctcacttttttttctctccctACATTTGGTTAACTTCTCACCACGCGttcctaacaaaaaaaaaagtttcatgcTTAGGGCTTTAGATTAGAAACCTCGATGTAAGGATAGAATATGTTATATATCTCTTTTTTTCCCCATCCAACGTTCAATACCTCTATTGGAATTAAGCTAATTCAGATTCACACTACATATGATAATCGCTTCCTACCAATGATCTTTCCATATCCAGGGGCTCAAACACAAGACATCTATTTAAGAAAGAAGCAGTCACATCCCTATTTAGGATCCGCTTGGCCATAGATTTTCCAagtaatatttagaaaaaaattggcaaataGTGTTTGTCCATATAAATTGTCATCATTTGGCAAacatttttgacaaatattccaaattttgaaatactaattttttgtaatatttgggtcaaatctcattatttgggatcttttaaaaattaaaattttacatctaacttttatcttttacaaaaaactCTCTCTATAGTAGTTATTTGTGTTAtattacatgattttttttacgtGTACACCAAAGTAGTCATGAAATATTCAGTGAATATGAAAGTGATGATGtggttattgatgaaaataatgaacaaTCGGCTCAGGATGACAAAGTCATGTGCTTTATTTACTTCACGATATATGGAATGAtgtttgttgcactcactccaaaccACCACATTGTTCCAGTGTCATGGACACTACTTGTTATTTGTTGCAACGAAAATCTAATCGacttataatacaaatttacgattggttttgatagtttttaaaatttagggatatatattattttttcttctaaaaatatgtaatatatttttcagaTATTATGATCAAATACATGATGATACATCTGATTAAGATACCACATTATATGTATTGAATTAAGGGGGGGGATGGGTCTAGTTAGGGTTGTGGAAAGGAGGTTGGAGAGAGTGGTTTTTCAGTGTGTGTGTCGGGTGATATCACGTGAAGGGGCACGATAACAAGTTGTTCGTATCCATCCATTCACTTCCAACAATACCGCTACGTACCACTACCTGCTTCCTTCCTATCCCCAGTCTTTGTCAAACTTCCTTTCCCTTTCcaattactttttctttaataGAGATGTTTGTTTCCTTTTCCCTTCCCCCCAtattcttccctttttttttttatctctctttCACAATAGTAGCACCATGCCTGTAGCTTTGATGCTTAGACGGGCGCACGCGCACGCGCACTCACACAACTAGAATAGAATCACTCTCTCTATATATTCATAGTTATCAAAACTACTTATCATATACCAAAAAAAACCACTGTCATTCTCAagcaaataataatttttttaaaaaagaagaactacatatatatatatagtactaCTACTATTTTCATCATCACTTTGGTCAATCCATACAGTTCTAAGTAGTCATTGCTTCCTCTGTCAAATTACTGTATACAGTACATTGAACTAGCTAGGGGAAAATTAATCTACTAACtctaatttgtttgtttaattcTCTTCTTATTGCAGCTAGATTTGCCTAATTAGCAGAAAAACCAAAAGCTGTGTTCATACTGTCTTTCTCAAGATCTAGACCCACCATATAGACCGCCTCAACTACAGCTACTCCACAAATGTATCCTCCAAGCAACAATAACTGCAGCCCAATTTTGTCTTCTTTGATATGCCAAAATATTCCATCTTCTCCTTGTATGCAATATGAACACGAACTATACTTTCAAAGCTTTAATCATGATAACCAATATTATTTTCAACAACAGCAACTAGTTCCCTCGATAGATGATTTGAGTCCTCACATCTTAGCTGACAGCTGCACCGAGATTATTACTAAGCCTTCGAATTGCAACCACGAACTACAAGGAATGGAAGAAGGCCGAGGCgaaaagaaaggagatgatgatGTTATGAGTAGCAGAATTAGTGGACGgatctcaaaaaataataagagaTCTTCCAATAAAGATCGACACAGCAAGATCAACACCGCTCGTGGTCCAAGAGATCGAAGGATGAGACTTTCACTTGATGCTGCTCGCAAGTTTTTCCGTTTGCAGGACTTATTGGGATTCGATAAGGCCAGCAAAACTGTTGAATGGTTGCTTACTCAATCGGATTCTGCAATTGAAGAGCTTGTTGCCGCTAAAGGCAATGATGCACAGGTTGCTCAGCAAACTAGCTGCAATACCCCCACTACTACTACTGGAATTGGTGCAATTTGTGCATCTAATTCTATTTCTGAGTCGTGTGAAGTTATATCAGGAACTGATGAAACTTCCTCTAATGACAAAAACAAGGAAACCGCTCAAGAtgaggagaagaagaaaaggaagaaggTGGTTAACACAGCTCGTAGAGCTGTGTTAGAACCTCTTACGAAGGAATCGAGGAATCAAGCAAGAGCCAGGGCTAGAGAGAGaacaaaatcaaagaaaatgagCCAAACTGGAAAATCCAAATCCCTAGCTAATGATTTGAACCCTTCAGGATCTCGGAGGCCGGCTAATAAAACTTGTGAAGAACCTGGAACACATGAAGAACTCAACTTCCATCAAGAGAAGAACACTGTCGATGACTGTAATTTTATGGTAAATGGAAATTGGAATCCatttacaatctttagctatCATGAGCAATACGCTGGAATTTCCAACGAGGTGAGGGTTTCAGACTTTGTTTTTTAGGGCTTCAATAATTGAACCCACATATTCTTCTCATCttctgattattattttttttaaaaaaaaaaaaattcttgtttCTCTGCAGCATCAATTGGTTACAGACTTGCAATTTTGTGGAAAGCTATGGGAAGGCTAGGGCAAGGAATTTCGAAGCGGACAAAGTTCCTTCTTCATTTTGTGCTGGAAATTCAAAGCGGATAAAGTTCCTTCTTCATTTTGTGCTTACTCGGCCACAGCAGAAGAACGTTTCCGGCCTGTATCTGTTGGTAAATGTAACATAGATTTGTTCTTCTTAAGTGTGTGTTTCTTTTGTGAAAGAACTTCTGTGCACATAGCCTatgtcttttttcttcttttatttgaataaaactACGATGCAGTTCATTAAGCAACATAtcaatatacaaaaagaaaaacattgagTACACAGGCTAATATTTCAATAGGTCAAATTTGGGAGAGAAATGAGAGAGTCTCGATTTTCTTTAcgttatttttgaattttctcagTCTTCTGGGCTGTTGTATTTCACACCGAAAAGTTCTATGAGTAAGGTTACTTTACCGTTTATACCAGTAGGAAGGTGTTGAGTCGATAGATATGTGTTGAAAATCGAAGAGTTCATTACCATATTTGCCAACCAGTCTATCAGTTGGTTGGGTTCCTTATAGCAATGAGTAATCCTGATATTAACATGACATAGAACATCAACAATGTCCTCAATGAGCTTGTTTATTGCCATTACATTGATAGACTAGATTCAATACGCCAAATTTTAATCCATCAAAGCTCACTATAACAGTAAttgatttcatttttcttgtggaacaaataatatgattttcttttttgttgttgatcAGCTAATTGAGAGTTCAAATGCACATTTTCTTATTCATCGCTTTTTTTCTTTGTCCTCTCATCTTCTTGTCAAATAACCATATTCATCTACGATATTATAAGAATTAATTTCATTCGAAAAAGAATCCAAAGATTGTTTCATTGAACGATTACCTTCTACCTTTTAGCCATATATATCTTGGTACTTATAATAGGTAGTGATTATACGTTTATTCATCTCAGCGAAGCTTAATTTACAAGTTTGGAGAATCCAACATGTGTGACTTTTGAATCATGATTTATACTTGTGTTTGTTGAAGAAGTTCCATGCTGGTTAATTATGGAAAGTGTGCTCTTTGTTTATAGGAGTTGGTCAATTAGATAATCATAACTTTTTGAATATAATTCTGGAGTTGAATTAGGctcaagatttattttttaaactggtatcagagcatgaatCATCTCATGAGTTCTCGTTCACAATATTGAGATAATAAGAGAGTCCAAGCTCCAGATGTCTAGCCCTAAGCGTGAAGGTGTGTTATGAAGAAGTCACACATCAATTAATTATGAGATGGATGATATTGGTTGAACAATcctcaactttttaaaaactttttattgtCCCAGGCAACCTGGGAACTAAATATCATGAGGTAAATACAAAGAAGGGGGTCTTAGCTTTACTTTCAAATACAACACAAGGATAAagttatcttttacaaaaaaggGAAGGGGAGGCTAACATAGACATTCCAAATGGAAAATCCTCATCTATTAAACTAAGTTTTGGATTATTAAGTACAAAAGTCATTTCTTTACGAtgttgataaaattattaaatataaacagATTTTAAGTTTAATATTCAATTGCTAGCTAAAAATAGTTAAGGTCATTGACCTATAATTCCAAACTCataaagttcaaaatttaatatccATCTGGGTTCCCAACACTCCCGCcctattccaaccctctttctatACAGAAGGTGGAAAGCATCCACTAATATCACAAGTAACTACAACTTAGGTTTGAATCAgtgttcaaattatatataactcTTACTAAGTAAGAATCACAgatctttttcattttcatagtTAATTAAGGGATCATGTGCATGCCTGAGCCAaactataatcataagaaaataaaaatataatgcaaCAAAATGAAGTATAAAACAACACATAATTTTGTATCAAAATTATTTGCATATAAGCAAATAATTAAGCCATGTTTGCTTCTTGGACATGGAAACCCTATGTTTGGTTTTTGCTTCTTGGAAATGGAAAAACAATCGTATTTTCTACTTCTTTGTGCCTTTTTTTGGGCCCAATTTTAGTACTACAATTAAATCCATCAGAAACGTTTAATCTGctctatgaattttttttctgtaTAAATTCTTTATACCAGACATTTGTAACCTATTGGTTTTTCGTTTTTTCTCAAGTAATCTCAATATATTAAGGTATCAAAAGGTTACTATTTCTTGTCCCTACATCTATATGCAGTATAAATGAAGGATGTGTGAGGAAAAATTTACAAAGAGCTCGAGTGAAATCAGCACGTACGTCCTTGAACATTGAATTAAAGAATTTAATTGTTGAACGGTACATGTTTGTCCTTTCAAAATCGAACTTATGCAGATCTTGGGATATAATTCTGAAATATTAGGatgcaaaaatataaattttatgtctcGTACCTACTTGGTGCTAATTTTGTATAGAAAACAGGCTTAAGGAAAACATTGTTCTAGTTCTTTGTCCAAGTCAATTTTGTTGAATTGGTTAACTCACAACACCCTATCTCACGCCCAATGCTTAGCATATGGTGTATGAACAATTTTGATATTTGGAGGCCCCAACATCGTTTGAGACGGACCCTCCTTTGATACCATGTt
Proteins encoded in this region:
- the BRC1b gene encoding TCP transcription factor BRC1b, with protein sequence MYPPSNNNCSPILSSLICQNIPSSPCMQYEHELYFQSFNHDNQYYFQQQQLVPSIDDLSPHILADSCTEIITKPSNCNHELQGMEEGRGEKKGDDDVMSSRISGRISKNNKRSSNKDRHSKINTARGPRDRRMRLSLDAARKFFRLQDLLGFDKASKTVEWLLTQSDSAIEELVAAKGNDAQVAQQTSCNTPTTTTGIGAICASNSISESCEVISGTDETSSNDKNKETAQDEEKKKRKKVVNTARRAVLEPLTKESRNQARARARERTKSKKMSQTGKSKSLANDLNPSGSRRPANKTCEEPGTHEELNFHQEKNTVDDCNFMVNGNWNPFTIFSYHEQYAGISNEHQLVTDLQFCGKLWEG